In Actinomycetota bacterium, a single genomic region encodes these proteins:
- a CDS encoding DUF2662 domain-containing protein has protein sequence MGLLDRFEQRLDRLVNGAFAKAFKAEVQPVEVAAALQRETDDRAAVVSRGRTVVPNVFDVDLSAHDHDRLAVYATALQAELADMVREHAEQQHYTFLGAVQIALNRDAELDTGIFRVRSDARADVVGAPQPRPADTPPPAITARLVAGGTAHPLTTAVTRLGRGTDTDIRVDDPGVSRHHAEIVLGPPTVIRDLGSTNGTFVNGHKVTETALIDGASIQLGSTTLVFRSG, from the coding sequence GTGGGGCTCCTCGACCGGTTCGAGCAGCGGCTCGACCGCCTGGTCAACGGCGCCTTCGCCAAGGCCTTCAAGGCCGAGGTGCAGCCGGTCGAGGTCGCCGCGGCACTACAGCGGGAGACCGACGACCGGGCCGCGGTCGTCAGCCGCGGCCGCACCGTCGTGCCCAACGTCTTCGATGTCGACCTGTCCGCCCACGACCACGACCGGCTCGCGGTGTACGCGACGGCGCTGCAGGCCGAGCTGGCCGACATGGTCCGCGAGCACGCCGAGCAGCAGCACTACACGTTCCTGGGCGCGGTGCAGATCGCGCTGAACCGCGACGCGGAGCTGGACACCGGGATCTTCCGGGTCCGCAGTGACGCCCGTGCCGACGTCGTCGGCGCGCCCCAGCCGCGCCCGGCCGATACCCCGCCGCCGGCGATCACCGCGCGGCTGGTCGCCGGCGGGACGGCCCATCCGCTGACCACAGCGGTCACCCGGCTCGGCCGCGGCACGGACACCGACATCCGCGTCGACGACCCGGGGGTGTCCCGTCACCACGCGGAGATCGTGCTGGGCCCCCCGACGGTGATCCGTGATCTGGGCTCGACCAACGGCACGTTCGTCAACGGGCACAAGGTGACCGAGACCGCGCTCATCGACGGTGCCAGCATCCAGCTGGGCTCCACGACCCTGGTGTTCCGGAGCGGTTGA
- the pknB gene encoding Stk1 family PASTA domain-containing Ser/Thr kinase, whose translation MSDHDTGQARRLGDRYELGETIGRGGMAEVHEGRDLRLGRRVAVKILRPDLAKDPAFQQRFRREAQSAASLNHPNIVAVYDTGEDVLDGPQAVTVPYIVMEYVDGMTLRQLLHSGRRLLPERALELTAGVLAALDYSHRHGIVHRDIKPANVMLTRAGDVKVMDFGIARALADVGQTMTQASAVMGTAQYLSPEQARGEVVDARSDLYSTGCLLYELLTGRPPFTGDSPVSVAYQHVSEQAAPPSQLDAVIPPAVDAVVMRALSKSADDRYQTAAEFRADVERAIAGTPVTAGVPVIVADQTARLAPVAGPVNPTGGGAAAAPAPRSPWVWVAVTLAAVAVAVAALLLGRALFASNAAKVTVPDLTGLTTAEAEVQLRQVGLILGQQTPVVSDKLKDRIIAQQPQRGEQLESGQAVSVTVSAGKEQVSVPNLVGLQDQAAARGALLGAGLVLGKVSEVDSDEPEGFVTAQSVPANQKVEAGSVVDISVSSGEVTVPDVVNSTQAQAIADLTNAGFVVPTPQTSPSTRPAGTVLAQSPRGGSKAKRGSTVTITVAVAPPPSSPPVSPSQSASVSPSTPATGSPAPSP comes from the coding sequence GTGAGCGACCACGACACCGGCCAGGCACGGCGGCTCGGCGACCGCTACGAGCTCGGTGAGACCATCGGCCGCGGCGGTATGGCGGAGGTCCACGAGGGTCGGGACCTCCGGCTCGGCCGGCGGGTTGCGGTGAAGATCCTGCGCCCGGACCTCGCGAAGGATCCCGCCTTCCAGCAACGGTTCCGCCGCGAGGCGCAGTCGGCGGCCTCGCTGAACCACCCGAACATCGTCGCGGTCTACGACACTGGCGAGGACGTCCTCGACGGCCCGCAGGCGGTCACCGTGCCGTACATCGTCATGGAGTACGTCGACGGAATGACGTTGCGGCAGTTGCTGCACAGCGGGCGACGGCTCTTGCCCGAACGCGCACTGGAACTGACCGCCGGTGTGCTGGCGGCGCTGGACTACTCCCACCGGCACGGCATCGTGCACCGCGACATCAAGCCGGCCAACGTCATGCTGACCCGCGCCGGCGACGTCAAGGTGATGGACTTCGGTATCGCCCGGGCGCTGGCCGACGTCGGACAGACCATGACCCAGGCGTCGGCGGTGATGGGGACCGCGCAGTACCTGTCGCCGGAACAGGCGCGCGGCGAGGTCGTCGATGCCCGGTCGGACCTCTACTCCACCGGCTGCCTGCTGTACGAGTTGCTCACCGGGCGCCCGCCGTTCACCGGCGACTCGCCGGTTTCCGTGGCGTACCAACACGTCAGCGAGCAGGCAGCGCCTCCCTCGCAGCTCGACGCGGTCATCCCGCCGGCGGTCGACGCGGTGGTGATGCGGGCGCTGTCCAAGAGCGCCGACGACCGCTACCAGACCGCCGCGGAATTCCGGGCCGACGTCGAACGGGCGATTGCCGGGACGCCGGTGACCGCCGGCGTCCCGGTGATCGTCGCCGACCAGACCGCCCGGCTGGCCCCCGTGGCCGGCCCGGTGAACCCCACGGGCGGCGGCGCCGCGGCCGCCCCGGCGCCGCGGTCGCCCTGGGTCTGGGTCGCGGTCACGCTGGCCGCGGTCGCCGTGGCGGTTGCCGCCCTGCTGCTGGGCCGCGCGCTGTTCGCCTCCAACGCGGCCAAGGTGACCGTGCCGGACCTGACCGGCCTCACCACAGCCGAGGCCGAGGTCCAGCTGCGCCAGGTCGGGCTGATCCTCGGCCAGCAGACCCCGGTGGTCTCGGACAAGCTGAAGGACCGGATCATCGCCCAGCAGCCGCAGCGGGGTGAGCAGCTGGAGTCCGGCCAAGCGGTCAGCGTGACCGTCAGCGCCGGCAAGGAACAGGTCAGCGTGCCGAACCTCGTGGGGCTGCAGGATCAGGCGGCCGCCCGCGGCGCCCTGCTGGGCGCGGGGCTGGTGCTCGGCAAGGTGTCCGAGGTCGACAGCGACGAGCCGGAGGGCTTCGTCACCGCGCAGTCGGTGCCGGCCAACCAGAAGGTCGAGGCGGGCTCGGTGGTGGACATCTCGGTGTCTTCCGGCGAGGTCACGGTGCCGGATGTCGTGAACTCGACGCAGGCCCAGGCGATCGCCGACCTCACCAACGCCGGTTTCGTCGTCCCCACCCCGCAGACCAGCCCGTCCACCCGGCCGGCCGGCACCGTCCTGGCGCAGTCGCCCCGCGGCGGCAGCAAGGCCAAGCGCGGCTCCACGGTGACGATCACCGTGGCGGTGGCGCCGCCGCCGTCGTCTCCCCCGGTGTCCCCGAGCCAGTCCGCGTCGGTGTCACCGAGTACGCCGGCAACCGGCTCGCCGGCACCGTCGCCGTGA
- a CDS encoding penicillin-binding protein 2, with the protein MIRSVRRLSLLLGVLLVALLVNLTVVQVLQATDLRARSGNQRVLLEEYDRERGPILVGNEPVARSVETTDNLRYLRRYPAGPIYAPATGFYSIVYGATGLERTENAVLSGSSDLFFVDRLEQLFAGRQPQGGAVTLTLDAAAQQAAWQGLQGKRGAVAAIDPTTGAILALVSTPSFDPNALSSHDPAAIRAAYDALQADPAQPMLNRPLVALNPPGSTFKLVVAAAALQSGRFTPDSVLPGPATYPLPGSTRSLNNWTGSACGPNNQVTLREALAVSCNTAFAWLGNQLGDDAIRAQAQAFGFDESMEVPLRAAASRFPADPDAAQTAMSAIGQFDVRATALQMAMVASGAANNGVTMKPYLVKEVRGPDLAVLSTAKPEQFATSMTAQNAASLVSMMVSVVDSGTGSNARIPGVSVGGKTGTAQTGNDNPAVAWFVALAPSTNAKVAVAVVVEDAGETEVSGNRLAAPIARSVIQAVLRSRG; encoded by the coding sequence ATGATCCGCTCGGTACGACGACTGTCGCTGCTGCTGGGCGTGCTGCTGGTCGCGCTGCTGGTGAATCTCACGGTGGTGCAGGTGCTGCAGGCGACCGACCTGCGGGCCCGATCGGGCAACCAGCGAGTCCTGCTGGAGGAGTACGACCGCGAACGCGGGCCGATCCTGGTGGGCAACGAACCGGTCGCCCGGTCGGTGGAGACCACCGACAACCTCCGCTACCTGCGCCGCTACCCGGCCGGCCCGATCTACGCCCCGGCCACCGGTTTCTATTCGATCGTCTACGGCGCCACCGGCTTGGAGCGGACCGAGAACGCCGTACTGTCCGGCTCGTCGGACCTGTTCTTCGTCGACCGGCTCGAGCAGTTGTTCGCCGGCCGGCAACCGCAGGGCGGGGCGGTGACGCTGACCCTCGACGCGGCAGCACAGCAGGCCGCCTGGCAGGGGCTGCAGGGCAAACGCGGCGCGGTCGCGGCCATCGATCCGACGACCGGCGCCATCCTGGCGCTGGTCTCGACACCGTCGTTCGACCCGAATGCGCTGTCCTCGCACGACCCGGCAGCGATCCGGGCGGCGTACGACGCGCTGCAGGCCGACCCGGCCCAGCCGATGCTGAACCGGCCGTTGGTGGCGCTGAACCCGCCGGGATCGACGTTCAAGCTGGTCGTGGCGGCAGCGGCCCTGCAATCCGGCCGGTTCACTCCCGACAGTGTGCTGCCGGGGCCGGCGACGTACCCGCTGCCCGGCTCGACCCGGTCGTTGAACAACTGGACCGGCTCGGCATGCGGACCGAACAATCAGGTGACGCTGCGCGAGGCGTTGGCGGTGTCGTGCAACACCGCATTCGCCTGGCTGGGCAATCAGCTCGGCGACGACGCGATCCGCGCGCAGGCACAGGCATTCGGGTTCGACGAGAGTATGGAGGTGCCGCTGCGCGCAGCCGCATCGCGCTTCCCCGCCGACCCCGACGCGGCCCAGACGGCGATGAGTGCGATCGGTCAGTTCGACGTACGGGCCACCGCGCTGCAGATGGCGATGGTCGCCTCGGGCGCAGCGAACAACGGCGTCACCATGAAGCCCTACCTGGTCAAAGAGGTCCGCGGTCCCGACCTCGCGGTGCTGTCCACGGCGAAGCCGGAACAGTTCGCCACGTCGATGACGGCGCAGAACGCGGCGTCGCTGGTCAGCATGATGGTCAGCGTCGTCGACAGCGGCACCGGCAGCAACGCGCGCATCCCCGGCGTCTCGGTCGGCGGCAAGACGGGGACGGCACAGACCGGCAACGACAATCCCGCGGTCGCCTGGTTCGTCGCGTTGGCGCCCAGTACGAACGCCAAGGTCGCGGTCGCCGTGGTGGTCGAGGACGCCGGGGAGACCGAGGTGTCCGGCAACAGACTCGCCGCGCCCATCGCGCGTAGCGTCATCCAGGCCGTCCTGCGGTCGCGAGGGTAG
- a CDS encoding serine/threonine-protein phosphatase gives MTMALRYAARSDVGLVRVGNEDSGYAGPRLLVVADGMGGHAAGELASSTAIATLAELDGAELDGAGLDGEGLAGDDVLTALTDAIDRAHERIGDVIAAEPEYAGMGTTVTALAWQGERMAIVHVGDSRGYLLRDGQLSQITRDHSYVQTLVDAGRITPAEALTHPRRSLLMRALDGVHEVEPDVSMREVRVGDRYLLCSDGLSGVVPDGVIRTALQTGDPTGAVTRLVELALEAGAPDNVTVVVADVVELGEPPEPAGPSGQPAAAGVASGSAPKPVVVGAAGEPGNRARLPDLAFPHDSQPDLRQAAPTTPPIKIHREPVVAAMPGADLQRLSELYAEEKVARARRRRVRWRLVGAIAFVLVVIAGLGAGVGGWLRTQWYVGESGGYVAVYQGIPGSLLGVSLSSVDLTTTTAVASLPAFDQERVHRTIPASGTDDAQRIAAELTGRAAACATAAPPVGCPTASPPGTAPDPAASSSPAALPAGP, from the coding sequence ATGACGATGGCGTTGCGGTACGCCGCCCGCTCCGACGTCGGACTGGTCCGGGTCGGCAACGAGGACTCCGGGTACGCCGGACCGCGGCTGCTCGTCGTCGCCGACGGCATGGGCGGGCACGCCGCCGGTGAACTGGCCAGCAGCACCGCCATCGCCACCCTGGCCGAGCTGGACGGCGCGGAGCTGGACGGCGCGGGGCTCGACGGTGAGGGGCTGGCCGGCGACGACGTCCTCACCGCCTTGACCGACGCCATCGACCGGGCGCACGAACGCATCGGCGACGTCATCGCCGCCGAACCGGAGTACGCCGGGATGGGCACGACCGTCACCGCGCTGGCCTGGCAGGGCGAACGGATGGCCATCGTCCACGTCGGCGACTCCCGCGGCTACCTGCTGCGCGACGGTCAGCTGTCCCAGATCACCCGGGACCACAGCTACGTACAGACCCTGGTCGACGCCGGCCGGATCACCCCCGCGGAAGCACTGACCCACCCGCGCCGCTCGCTGCTGATGCGCGCGCTGGACGGCGTCCACGAGGTCGAGCCGGACGTGTCGATGCGCGAGGTGCGCGTCGGCGACCGGTACCTGCTGTGCTCGGACGGCCTGTCCGGAGTGGTCCCCGACGGGGTCATCCGCACGGCGTTGCAGACCGGCGACCCGACCGGCGCGGTGACCCGCCTCGTCGAGCTCGCCCTGGAGGCCGGTGCACCGGACAACGTGACCGTGGTGGTCGCCGACGTCGTCGAGCTCGGCGAGCCGCCCGAGCCGGCTGGACCGTCCGGGCAGCCAGCTGCGGCCGGGGTTGCCTCAGGCAGCGCCCCCAAGCCGGTCGTGGTGGGCGCTGCCGGCGAACCGGGCAACCGGGCCCGGCTGCCCGACCTGGCCTTCCCGCACGACTCCCAGCCGGACCTGCGGCAGGCCGCCCCGACCACCCCACCGATCAAGATCCACCGCGAGCCGGTGGTGGCGGCGATGCCCGGCGCGGACCTGCAGCGTCTCAGCGAGTTGTACGCCGAGGAGAAGGTCGCGCGGGCCCGCCGGCGGCGGGTCCGCTGGCGGCTGGTGGGCGCCATCGCCTTCGTGCTGGTCGTCATCGCCGGGCTCGGTGCCGGGGTCGGCGGCTGGCTGCGGACCCAGTGGTACGTCGGCGAATCCGGCGGCTACGTCGCGGTGTACCAGGGCATTCCCGGGTCACTGCTGGGCGTCTCGTTGTCCTCCGTCGACCTCACCACCACCACGGCGGTGGCGTCGCTGCCGGCCTTCGACCAGGAGCGGGTCCACCGGACCATCCCGGCCAGCGGCACCGACGACGCGCAGCGCATCGCCGCCGAGTTGACCGGCCGCGCCGCCGCGTGTGCCACGGCAGCGCCCCCGGTCGGCTGTCCGACCGCGTCGCCGCCGGGCACCGCCCCGGATCCGGCTGCCAGCTCCAGCCCGGCCGCGTTGCCGGCAGGACCGTGA
- a CDS encoding MFS transporter, whose protein sequence is MSEASPAATRPAGVLAAMCLTQAAILLDVTIVNVALPDIQRDLGLSSGSLVWVVSAYTLALAALVPASGTLGDRYGRKRVMLLGLTVFVTASALCALSGNDIALVAARALQGVGGAMMAALTLSILTSAFPPHRRAAAIGLWTATAGIGFGLGPVIGGFLLSVSGWSSIFWVSVPLGATAFLLTMIFVGESRDPQARPLDVVGAVLVGSGLLFITFGLTQSGNAGWDSPSVGGSLAGGAALLGLFVLWERRVRIPLLPRALWHDVMFVGSNLAFVLLYLAFTGMFLFISLYFQDVRGWSALATGLSWLTMNAPFLLISLLISKLIRRFGAHRLVLTGVLIAAAGMASFAVLTADGSVVPAFVGYLLVGVGFGAATPALSAEAMSRVPADSAGVGSAALNSGRQIGSSVGLALLGAVAATVAGIPPGGSYLAAGTGPFIAGMRAAMIVASAVLLLAGVVLVLADRAVRRRAATAATLSQALKREHDDDHQAAGVPPAAP, encoded by the coding sequence GTGAGCGAGGCGAGCCCGGCGGCGACCCGGCCCGCGGGCGTCCTCGCCGCGATGTGCCTGACCCAGGCCGCGATCCTGCTCGACGTCACGATCGTCAACGTCGCGCTGCCCGATATCCAGCGCGACCTCGGGCTGTCCTCGGGCTCCCTGGTCTGGGTCGTCAGCGCCTACACCCTCGCGCTGGCTGCCCTGGTGCCAGCCAGCGGGACACTGGGCGACCGGTACGGGCGCAAGCGCGTGATGCTGCTCGGGCTCACGGTGTTCGTAACGGCCTCCGCGCTGTGTGCGCTGTCCGGCAACGACATCGCGCTGGTCGCGGCGCGGGCGTTGCAGGGCGTCGGCGGGGCGATGATGGCCGCCCTCACGCTGTCGATCCTGACCTCCGCCTTCCCGCCGCACCGGCGCGCTGCCGCGATCGGGCTGTGGACGGCCACCGCGGGCATCGGGTTCGGCCTCGGCCCGGTCATCGGCGGATTCCTGCTGTCGGTCAGCGGCTGGTCGTCGATCTTCTGGGTCAGCGTGCCCCTCGGCGCGACGGCCTTCCTGCTGACCATGATCTTCGTTGGCGAATCCCGTGACCCGCAGGCCCGACCGCTCGACGTGGTGGGTGCGGTGCTCGTCGGCTCCGGTTTGTTGTTCATCACCTTCGGCCTCACCCAGTCCGGCAACGCCGGCTGGGACAGCCCGTCGGTCGGTGGGTCGCTCGCTGGCGGCGCAGCCCTGCTCGGCCTGTTCGTGCTGTGGGAACGGCGGGTCCGCATTCCGTTGCTGCCGAGGGCGTTGTGGCACGACGTCATGTTCGTCGGCTCGAATCTGGCCTTCGTCCTGCTCTACCTGGCGTTCACCGGGATGTTCCTTTTCATCTCGCTGTACTTCCAGGACGTGCGGGGGTGGTCCGCGCTGGCCACCGGGCTGTCGTGGCTGACGATGAACGCCCCGTTCCTGCTCATCTCACTGCTGATCTCCAAGCTGATCCGGCGTTTCGGCGCACACCGGCTCGTGCTGACCGGCGTCCTGATCGCCGCGGCGGGGATGGCGAGTTTCGCGGTCCTCACGGCCGACGGTTCGGTCGTGCCGGCGTTCGTCGGGTACCTCCTGGTGGGCGTCGGCTTCGGCGCGGCGACACCGGCGCTGTCGGCCGAGGCCATGTCGCGCGTTCCAGCCGACTCGGCCGGCGTCGGCTCGGCCGCCCTGAACTCCGGGCGCCAGATCGGGTCCTCGGTCGGACTGGCACTGCTGGGCGCCGTGGCGGCCACCGTCGCCGGTATCCCGCCCGGCGGCTCGTACCTGGCAGCAGGCACCGGCCCGTTCATCGCCGGCATGCGGGCCGCCATGATCGTCGCGTCCGCCGTCCTGCTGCTCGCCGGGGTCGTGCTCGTGCTCGCCGACCGCGCCGTACGCCGCCGCGCCGCGACCGCCGCGACCCTTTCACAAGCGCTCAAGCGGGAGCATGATGACGATCACCAGGCTGCGGGAGTTCCCCCCGCGGCGCCCTGA
- a CDS encoding FtsW/RodA/SpoVE family cell cycle protein, with amino-acid sequence MSAPDSAAATPGTAAAGSPPRQGTRRNTELVLLVVAWGIGVLAYAQISWATSDGLPESFGLSVGVVGVVALVMHLVVRRAAPYADPILLPTALLLNVLGLAMIYRLDIAASQRAAANGAPEPTPDVYAQLTWFLVGALLFVAVILAVRDHRRLQRFTYTAMLLGLVLLLLPLVPVIGTTVNGAQLWIRVAGFSFQPAELAKIVLTVFFAGYLVRARDSLALVRSKVAGIEFPRGRDLGPLIVAWLVSLGVLVFQRDLGTSIIFFGLFVSLLYIATQRRSWLILGAVLFSAGAAFAYLAFGHVRLRVQVWLDPFAQQADAGYQIVQSLFGLSGGGILGSGLGQGYPQLVPFANTDFIVAAFGEELGITGLFAILVLYAILVERGLRTAIACRDAFGTLLAAGLSIVLALQVFVVVGGVTRLIPLTGLTTPFLSYGGSALVANWMMVALLIRISHSARRPEPVATPADDELTTVMRIPS; translated from the coding sequence GTGAGCGCCCCCGACTCTGCCGCCGCCACCCCGGGTACCGCGGCAGCCGGCAGCCCGCCGCGGCAGGGCACCCGTCGCAACACCGAGCTCGTGCTGCTCGTGGTGGCCTGGGGCATCGGCGTGCTGGCCTACGCCCAGATCAGCTGGGCGACCTCCGACGGGCTGCCCGAGTCGTTCGGCCTTAGCGTCGGGGTCGTGGGCGTGGTGGCCCTGGTGATGCACCTGGTGGTCCGCCGCGCGGCGCCGTACGCCGACCCGATCCTGCTGCCGACCGCGCTGCTGCTCAACGTGCTCGGACTGGCCATGATCTATCGCCTCGACATCGCCGCCTCGCAGCGGGCGGCGGCGAACGGGGCACCGGAACCGACGCCGGACGTCTACGCGCAGCTGACGTGGTTCCTGGTCGGCGCGCTGCTGTTCGTCGCGGTGATCCTGGCGGTCCGCGACCACCGGCGGCTGCAGCGGTTCACCTACACCGCGATGCTGCTGGGGCTGGTCCTCCTGCTGCTGCCGCTCGTCCCGGTGATCGGGACGACGGTCAACGGTGCGCAACTGTGGATCCGGGTGGCCGGTTTCTCCTTCCAACCCGCGGAACTGGCCAAGATCGTGCTGACGGTGTTCTTCGCCGGGTACCTCGTCCGCGCCCGGGACTCCCTCGCGCTGGTCCGCAGCAAGGTCGCCGGTATCGAGTTCCCGCGCGGCCGGGACCTCGGCCCGCTCATCGTGGCGTGGCTGGTGTCGCTGGGCGTCCTGGTGTTCCAGCGGGACCTCGGGACGTCGATCATCTTCTTCGGGCTGTTCGTCTCGCTGCTGTACATCGCCACGCAGCGCCGGTCCTGGCTCATCCTCGGCGCTGTGCTGTTCAGCGCGGGCGCAGCCTTCGCGTACCTGGCCTTCGGCCACGTCCGGCTGCGGGTGCAGGTCTGGCTGGATCCCTTCGCGCAGCAGGCCGACGCCGGCTATCAGATTGTGCAGTCGCTGTTCGGGCTGTCCGGCGGCGGCATCCTCGGCTCCGGCCTGGGACAGGGGTATCCGCAACTCGTGCCGTTCGCCAACACCGACTTCATCGTCGCGGCGTTCGGTGAAGAACTCGGTATCACCGGCCTGTTCGCGATCCTCGTGCTGTACGCGATCCTGGTCGAACGCGGGCTGCGGACCGCGATCGCCTGCCGCGACGCGTTCGGCACGCTGCTGGCGGCCGGCTTGTCGATCGTGTTGGCGCTACAGGTCTTCGTCGTCGTCGGTGGCGTCACCCGGCTCATCCCGCTCACCGGTCTGACCACCCCGTTCCTGTCGTACGGCGGGTCGGCGCTGGTCGCGAACTGGATGATGGTCGCGCTGCTCATCCGGATCTCGCACAGCGCGCGACGACCGGAACCGGTGGCGACGCCGGCCGACGACGAACTCACCACGGTCATGCGGATCCCGTCATGA
- a CDS encoding NAD(P)/FAD-dependent oxidoreductase: protein MTDDELTVDVVVIGAGPAGEVVAGRCGDGGLQTVIVERELVGGECSYWGCIPSKTLIRPGDVLAAARRVPGAAQAVNGTLDVAAALARRDEMTSHWHDDGQLPWLAEHHVDLVRGVGRLTGPREVEVTAADDSRRRLVARRAVVVATGTRAAIPPIPGLAEAEPWDNRTATQTSTLPRRLVAIGGGAVGCELAQAFARMGVAVTLVEGGPRLLAREEPFASDQVAAGLTADGVRVLLGAATTGVRRAADGEVTVDLADGTRLTADEILVAAGRRPATADLGLDTLDAGMHPGHPIEVDDQQRAVAVPDGWLYAVGDANGRALLTHMGKYQARIAADVILGKNAVDRASRNVIPRVTFTDPQVCAVGRTEAQAREDGVAVRVVEVATASVAGASTEGEDIAGSCRLVIDTDRDVVVGATFTGPAMAELLHSATVAVAGGVPLGTLWHAVPSFPTVSEVWLKLLEEAGL from the coding sequence ATGACCGACGACGAGCTGACCGTCGACGTCGTGGTGATCGGTGCCGGGCCAGCCGGGGAAGTCGTGGCCGGCCGCTGCGGCGACGGCGGCCTGCAGACGGTGATCGTCGAGCGCGAACTGGTCGGGGGCGAGTGCTCGTACTGGGGTTGCATCCCCAGCAAGACCCTGATCCGGCCCGGCGACGTGCTCGCCGCCGCCCGCCGGGTACCGGGTGCCGCGCAGGCCGTCAACGGCACGCTCGACGTCGCCGCTGCGCTGGCCCGGCGCGACGAGATGACCTCGCACTGGCACGACGACGGCCAACTGCCCTGGCTCGCCGAGCACCACGTGGACCTCGTGCGTGGCGTCGGGCGGCTGACCGGACCCCGCGAGGTCGAGGTCACCGCGGCCGACGACAGCCGACGGCGGCTGGTCGCCCGCCGGGCCGTGGTGGTGGCCACCGGGACCCGCGCGGCGATCCCGCCGATCCCGGGCCTGGCCGAGGCCGAGCCGTGGGACAACCGCACCGCCACCCAGACCTCGACGCTGCCCCGGCGGCTGGTCGCCATCGGCGGCGGAGCTGTCGGCTGCGAACTGGCCCAGGCGTTCGCGCGGATGGGCGTCGCGGTCACGCTGGTCGAAGGCGGCCCCCGTCTGCTCGCCCGCGAGGAGCCGTTCGCCAGCGACCAGGTCGCGGCCGGCCTGACGGCCGACGGCGTCCGGGTGCTGCTGGGTGCGGCGACCACCGGCGTACGGCGGGCCGCCGACGGCGAGGTCACCGTCGACCTGGCCGACGGCACCCGGCTGACCGCCGACGAGATCCTGGTCGCCGCTGGACGGCGGCCGGCCACCGCGGACCTCGGACTGGACACGCTGGACGCCGGGATGCACCCCGGTCACCCCATCGAGGTCGACGACCAGCAGCGCGCCGTGGCGGTGCCCGACGGCTGGCTGTACGCCGTCGGCGACGCCAACGGGCGGGCGCTGCTGACGCACATGGGCAAGTACCAGGCCCGCATCGCCGCCGACGTGATCCTCGGCAAGAACGCCGTGGACCGCGCCAGCCGCAACGTGATCCCCCGCGTCACCTTCACCGACCCGCAGGTGTGCGCCGTGGGGCGTACCGAGGCCCAGGCTCGCGAGGACGGCGTCGCGGTCCGGGTCGTCGAGGTGGCGACCGCCTCGGTCGCCGGCGCCTCGACCGAGGGCGAGGACATCGCGGGCAGCTGCCGGCTGGTCATCGACACCGATCGCGACGTCGTGGTGGGAGCGACGTTCACCGGACCGGCGATGGCCGAACTGCTCCATTCGGCGACCGTGGCCGTCGCCGGCGGCGTACCGCTGGGCACGCTCTGGCACGCGGTCCCGTCGTTCCCGACCGTGAGCGAGGTCTGGCTGAAGCTGCTGGAAGAGGCTGGCCTGTAA
- a CDS encoding FHA domain-containing protein, with amino-acid sequence MSELALTLLRLGFLAALWLAVLLTIGVLRRDLRMPREARAAVAAARPPRPAKPPRSKRGRPSSLVVTEGPLTGTVIPLGAVAVTIGRAPDSTLVLDDDYASSRHARLSAVDGQWVVEDLGSTNGTWIDRSRITAPTVLPVDAPLRVGRTTLQLRK; translated from the coding sequence GTGTCCGAGCTCGCGCTCACCCTGCTGCGGCTGGGATTCCTCGCCGCGCTGTGGCTGGCCGTGCTGCTCACGATCGGAGTGCTCCGTCGTGATCTGCGCATGCCTCGGGAGGCCCGGGCCGCCGTGGCGGCCGCCCGGCCGCCGCGTCCGGCGAAACCGCCGCGATCCAAGCGCGGCCGCCCATCGAGCCTGGTCGTCACCGAGGGTCCGTTGACCGGCACGGTCATCCCGCTGGGCGCCGTCGCGGTCACCATCGGCCGCGCCCCGGACTCGACCCTGGTCCTCGACGACGACTACGCCTCCTCCCGCCACGCGCGGCTGTCGGCCGTGGACGGCCAGTGGGTCGTGGAGGACCTCGGCTCGACCAACGGCACGTGGATCGATCGCAGTCGGATCACCGCCCCGACGGTGCTGCCGGTCGACGCCCCCCTGCGGGTGGGGCGTACGACGCTGCAGCTGCGGAAGTAG